A genomic region of Oncorhynchus mykiss isolate Arlee chromosome 16, USDA_OmykA_1.1, whole genome shotgun sequence contains the following coding sequences:
- the b4galt3 gene encoding beta-1,4-galactosyltransferase 3, with amino-acid sequence MACCGRSLDSPCTLALLVGFQFAFVVYFSLGGFRGLVSVLVHSEQPEFDYSRPHDVYTNLSHLGVPPAPHIGTGPPGTGAQLKDCKMPSPLLVGPVSVRLSSPLSLEEIRERNPLVLPGGRYSPPDCQPRHHTAIVVPYRNRQTHLRALLYHLHPFLQRQQIHYSIYIVQQWGNSTFNRAKLLNVGVREALRDEDWGCIFLHDVDLLPENDHNTYTCHNQFPTHLSVAMDKFRYRLPYPQYFGGVSAVTPEQYMKMNGFPNSYWGWGGEDDDIAARVRLSGMKIVRPPVAIGHYKMIKHKGDRGNEQNPRRFDLLKRTRLNWHSDGLNSLTYELLSKELQPLYTNLTVDIGDDPRLPQRKATPPMPKREVKGDELPPLVPWSKHGSKRRGDTPLAAKHDIKGEGQAVKVGVVTAVTTAKPKADKVDHAQSKTVHQTVDERASVVK; translated from the exons atggcGTGTTGTGGTCGCTCTCTTGACTCCCCCTGTACCCTGGCCCTATTGGTGGGCTTCCAGTTTGCCTTTGTGGTCTACTTCTCCCTGGGGGGCTTCAGGGGGCTGGTGTCCGTACTGGTCCACTCTGAGCAGCCTGAGTTTGACTACTCCCGCCCCCACGACGTGTACACCAACCTCAGCCACCTGGGGGTGCCACCAGCCCCCCACATAGGCACGGGGCCACCAGGGACAGGGGCTCAGCTGAAGGACTGCAAGATGCCCTCACCACTACTGG TCGGTCCTGTGTCTGTGCGTCTgtcctcgcctctctctctggaGGAGATCAGGGAGAGGAACCCGTTGGTGTTACCGGGAGGCCGGTACAGCCCCCCAGACTGCCAGCCGCGCCACCACACGGCCATCGTGGTGCCGTACCGTAACCGCCAGACTCACCTCCGAGCCCTACTCTACCACCTCCACCCCTTCCTACAGAGACAACAGATtcactacagtatctacatagtccaacag TGGGGTAACTCTACATTTAACCGGGCTAAGCTGTTGAATGTTGGGGTCCGTGAGGCGCTGAGAGACGAGGACTGGGGGTGTATCTTCCTACACGATGTAGATCTGCTGCCTGAAAATGACCATAACACCTACACCTGTCACAATCAGTTCCCCACACACCTCTCTGTTGCCATGGACAAGTTCAGatacag GTTGCCGTACCCCCAGTATTTTGGAGGGGTATCTGCGGTCACACCTGAGCAGTACATGAAGATGAACGGATTCCCCAACAGCTATTGGGGCTGGGGTGGGGAGGACGATGACATCGCTGCCAG AGTGCGTCTGTCTGGGATGAAGATAGTGCGCCCTCCAGTGGCCATCGGACATTACAAGATGATCAAGCATAAAGGAGACAGGGGCAATGAGCAGAATCCACGCag GTTTGACCTTCTGAAACGGACCAGGCTCAACTGGCATTCTGATGGTCTGAACTCTCTGACCTACGAACTGTTATCCAAAGAGCTGCAGCCTCTCTACACCAACCTGACGGTCGACATCGGGGACGACCCTCGTCTGCCCCAGAGAAAGGCCACGCCTCCTATGCCCAAACGTGAGGTGAAGGGGGATGAATTACCTCCCCTTGTACCATGGAGCAAACATGGATCAAAGAGGAGGGGAGACACACCCCTTGCAGCCAAACATGACATAAAGGGGGAGGGGCAAGCCGTTAAAGTGGGTGTGGTTACAGCTGTGACTACGGCTAAACCTAAAGCTGACAAGGTAGACCACGCCCAGTCAAAGACAGTGCATCAGACTGTAGATGAGAGGGCGAGTGTGGTAAAGTAG